TGGGGACCGTGGAGCGGGGGGCTGGTCGCCTGCCCCCTGACCTTGGCGCGCGGAAGCGGCTAGGATGGGGACTCCATGGTCGGACGCAGCGGGAACAACCAGCGGCACGAGGGGACGACGTCCTCCGTGGGCGCGCGCGTCCAGACCATGCTGACCGAGACTTGCACTCGCACCGGCCTGACTCCTCGCGGAGCGCGGACCGCCTGACTTCCGAAGCGGACCTCCTGAAGGTCCCCCTTCCGAACCCGGCCCCGCGCTCCTCCCGAGCGCGGGGCTTTTGCGTTGCCCCACCTGCCAGTCGCCAACCCCGAGGACCCGTATGACGCCGCTTCCGATGTGCCGTCCCAGCCACCGAGTCCCGACGTTCCGAGAGGAGGCCGTGTCATGCGCGTGATGAAATTCGGTGGCACCAGTGTCGGAGATGCGGAGCGGATGCGCGGCGTGGTGGCGCTGGTGGAGGAGGCGCGCAAGGCCGAGCGGGTGATGGTGGTGGCCTCCGCGGTGTCGGGCATCACGAATCTGTTGGTGGAGGCTGCGAAGGTGGCGCAGGAGGGCGAGTCCGTGCAGGAGGCCTGCGCCCGGTTCGACGACACGCACTCCGCCATCGCGAAGGCGCTGAGCGTGGACCTGAAGCCCGCGCAGACGCGTCCGCTGGCGGAGGGGTTGGTGGCGCTTGGCGTCGAGCTGCGCGGGCTGTTGCAGGGCGTGGGGCTCCTGCGGGAGTGCTCGCCGTCGGTGCTGGCGCACCTGTCGGGGCTGGGGGAGCGGGCGTCGTGTTTGCTGCTCGCGGCGCTGCTGGAGGCACGGGGGCTTTCGCCCGTGAGCCTGGACCCGAGGCAGGTGCTGGTGTGTTCAGGAGACCCGCTACAGGCGACGCCCCGGGTGGAGGAGATCCGCGCGCGGTTCGCGACGCTGCGTGAGGGCGGGCCGGGGCTGATGTTGATGCCGGGCTTCTTCGGTGGGGATGCGCGCGGCAAGACGATGTCGCTGGGGCGGGGAGGGTCGGACTACTCGGCGGCGCTGGCGGCGTCGGCGCTGGATGCGCGGCTGTTGGAGATCTGGACGGACGTGGACGGCATCTTCAGCGCGGATCCGCGGCTGGTGCCGGAGGCGTTCACGCTGGAGGAGGTGAGCTTCGAGGAGGCGATGGAGCTGGCCTACTTCGGGGCGAAGGTGCTGCATCCGAAGACGATTGCTCCCGCGAGGGAGCGGGGCATCCCGGTGCGGGTGTGCAACAGCTTCCGGCCCGAGCATCCGGGCACGCGGGTGACGGCCACGGCGCCGGCTTCACGGCACCCGGTGCGGGGGTTGTCGTTCCTGCCGGACATCGCGCTCATCAACATCGCGGGCGCGGGGTTGAAGGGTGTGCCGGGCACGGCCGCGCGCGTCTTCGAGGCGATGGCGCTGGCGTCCATCTCCGTGGTGCTGATCACCCAGGGCTCCAGCGAGTCCTCCATCAGCTTCTGCGTGGGGGAGACGGAGGCCACGCGGGCGGTGCTGGCGCTGGAGGACGAGTTCGAGGTGGAGCGCGAGGCGGGGAAGGTAGACCCCATCGAGCACCAGCCGGGGCTCGCGGTGTTGAGCATCGTGGGAGACGGGATGCGGCACCGGGTGGGCGTGGCGGGGACGTTCTTCAGCGCGCTGGCGGACGTGGATTGCAGCATCGCGGCCATCGCGCAGGGGTCGAGCGAGCGGAGCATCTCCGCGGTGATTTCTCGCGAGGACGGGCCGCGAGCGATGGCCCACGTGCACCGCAAGGCCTTTGGCACCACGGAGGTGGTGGAGCTGCTGGTGGCGGGCGTGGGCACGGTGGGCGGGGAGCTGTTGCGGCAGATTCATCAGCAGGCGCCGAAGCTGCGGGCACACGGGTTGGATTTGCGCGTGTGTGCCATTGCGAATAGCAGACACAGCCTGGTGGCGCCGGAGGGTGTGGCGCTGGATGGATGGAAGGCGCGGCTGGAGGCAAGCGAGTCTGGTTTCACGTTGGACACGTTCCAAGCGTGGGCGAAGGCGAGGCGTCCGGGCCGGCCCATCTTCGT
This DNA window, taken from Corallococcus coralloides DSM 2259, encodes the following:
- the thrA gene encoding bifunctional aspartate kinase/homoserine dehydrogenase I, yielding MRVMKFGGTSVGDAERMRGVVALVEEARKAERVMVVASAVSGITNLLVEAAKVAQEGESVQEACARFDDTHSAIAKALSVDLKPAQTRPLAEGLVALGVELRGLLQGVGLLRECSPSVLAHLSGLGERASCLLLAALLEARGLSPVSLDPRQVLVCSGDPLQATPRVEEIRARFATLREGGPGLMLMPGFFGGDARGKTMSLGRGGSDYSAALAASALDARLLEIWTDVDGIFSADPRLVPEAFTLEEVSFEEAMELAYFGAKVLHPKTIAPARERGIPVRVCNSFRPEHPGTRVTATAPASRHPVRGLSFLPDIALINIAGAGLKGVPGTAARVFEAMALASISVVLITQGSSESSISFCVGETEATRAVLALEDEFEVEREAGKVDPIEHQPGLAVLSIVGDGMRHRVGVAGTFFSALADVDCSIAAIAQGSSERSISAVISREDGPRAMAHVHRKAFGTTEVVELLVAGVGTVGGELLRQIHQQAPKLRAHGLDLRVCAIANSRHSLVAPEGVALDGWKARLEASESGFTLDTFQAWAKARRPGRPIFVDCTSSEDVALGYPALMASGLHVVTANKKANAGRQEHWRALRETAVRHQRKFLYETNVGAGLPVIDTLKNMLRTGDTVHRVEGILSGSLSFILGLTEAGVPLSKAVGTAMEKGFTEPDPRDDLEGTDVARKVLILARELGRSLELEEVALASLLPEEFDAKGPLPEFLARLPQADEIFQRRVDAHRKEGKVLRYVGSVGPEGVRVGLVPVPLEHPLAAVKGGENALSFLSERYSPTPLVIRGYGAGAAVTAAGVLADVLRLVEGPLP